The Takifugu rubripes chromosome 16, fTakRub1.2, whole genome shotgun sequence genome contains the following window.
ttctgtgttcCGTGACATCTTAATTGCATGAAATGTTCCTCGGTGGTGGTAAATACTGCAGGATAACGTCCTGCTTATCATTTTGACAGCCCGGTGAAGGGAAATTAACACATCGCGGCATTTGGCCTTTATTATAGTTACTTTGCTAACATAAAGAGCTGGTGTTATTCAGTTTTATGGGATCATATCGGGATAATATCTATCGTTAGCTCGGCTGGTTAATTTCTTGATATGTCCAGCTTGTTCAATGCCCGTGTTTGACAGCTCAAACCAGGGCAAAGGCCTAATTGACCGTGCTAACAAATATTATGCAGTAAATTATTTATACTTGCCTCCCTGTTACATAAGCCCCCTGTACAGGCGACCCAAAACATCCCAGGGGGCTAACCACAGTCACAGTTGTTAAATATGTGTTCTAAATTGTCTAGTGTCTGATCGTAcattcatttcttttgcttATCTTCACAGGCTCTTCTGCAGAGGCTCTTGTTAGTCTAAAGGGTACGTGGATTAAAGAGGAAAACTTTTGGTTCTCTTTTTGACTGCTGTAAAATGAAACTGTTTTGTCGTAAACCAAGCTGTAAATTTAAGCGATTTTACTGAACCATTGACTAATTTATTTCCAAATGCTGTGAAATCGTTACTCATTGAGGATTATTCTGCTCTCCCATTGTTGTTCTTAGAGATAACCCATTCAAGGGTTTGTCTTCAGTGGCTTTAGAGTAAAGTCTGTTCGAGCTTTTAGATCCTAATATCCTTTTACTGGAGTTATTACTATCATCAGTCAATGTTTTGTCAATTTATCATAATTTCTTTAATAGAAGGCAGTTTGTCCAacactttaaatgaaaagaacagCTTCCCGAGGGCTCACAATACCAGGGGACGGCAGTCCTCCCTCACAATGGACACGGTCAGTTGAATATCGAGTAATTTTAGATTTCAGAGATACCGGATCTAATCTGGTGTCACACTAACTGTTAAATAGTAAGGCTCATCAAAGTTGCATGAATCTTTTACTCCAGGTTTTGGTTTCTTTAACGTATTATTAGGTTGTGGCATAATCTGCTGTCctcgttttttttccctttgcagTCCACGCGCAGCTCAAAGAGGAGTCGTTTGTTTCGTGACGAGGATGAGCAGCCACAGCTGGGTGTCCCTTCCAGGTCCCCTCGAAGAAGCCAGAGGGTCACCACCCCACCACAGGTAAAGAATTCACACAAACAATGTTTTTTGCATAATTCTATTTATTCtaaatgattgtttttctttccagaaATTTTCCAATGTGGTGACACCAGACAAGAAGGCATCACAGAAAATCGGGCTGAGGTTAAGAAACCTTCTTAAGCTACCCAAAGCTCACAAATGGTGCATCTATGAATGGTTCTATTCAAACATTGACAGGTAGAGTCTCAGAAcacattattatttaaatatctGCATATAACTGATTCAGCAGCGTCTAAAcatgctaaatacatttttttttactctccaGGCCTCTCTTTGAAGGAGACAATGAATTCTGCTTGTGCCTCAAGGAGTCGTTTCCCAACCTGAAAACAAGAAAGTTGACCAGAGTTGAATGGGGAACAATCAGGAGGCTGATGGGGAAGCCTCGACGGTACGCTGTGTTGTTAAACACGGTTTGGGTGCAAGAGGAAATTCACTGTCCAaacagtgaagatgctgttgtgttttgatACCGTCCAGGTGTTCCTCAGCGTTTTTTGTGGAGGAACGAACAGCTCTGCGGCAGAAGAGGCAAAAGAtgcggctgctgcagcagggaaaGATTTCTGACGTGTCAAACTGCAAAGACCTTCCAGATGAAATCCCTCTGAGACTCAACATAGGGACGAAAGTCACTGGTAATGAGCGCACACGCACTAAGTAATGATGCGACTGGCTGCTACTATAGCATAAATATTACAATTCTATTTTGTGTATTGTTCCAAAGCTCGTCTCCGGGGCGCCCATGATGGGTTGTTCACAGGACAGATAGATGCAGTGGACACCACTGCAGCCACATACCGTGTTACTTTTGACAGAAATGGACTGGGAACACACACTGTGCCTGACTACGAAGTCCTGGTAATATAACGGCTTCCTTGTATTAGAAGCAAAGCTAAATAACAACAGATTAGTCATACAATTTAGATCTTTACTGTGTATCCAtttaccatttatttttatttgaattctcCTTTCAGTGGTTAATTTAATGTTGCTCCTGTCACAAAAATGACAGAGCAACATCAATTTGCCCCTCTGACAAAAATTAGAATGGAAACACACTAAAATTTATATCTGAAAATCACACCAATaatgaggagatgaggagaattGTGCTAAAGAAATATAAGATGCCATCCTGTTGCTTTCCAGAGTAATGAGCCCAATGAGACCATGCCCATTTCAGCCTTTGCCCAGAAACACCGGACCACACGCTACATGCAGAACCTCATGACCCCACCAAGGGGGCCTTACCCACCTGCCACCCCTCCCGTCCTCATGGTAATTTAAAGCTACTACTGTGCTTATCCTCTTTTGAGTTAGAATCTAATGTCCATTTCTTGTCTGAACAGGACAATGACCCCCTGATCAACCAGTCTCCCTGGAGGAACAAACTGCCTGGTGCCGAGGGAGAAACTCTGGGAGGATTTCCTGTCAAGTTTCTTGTTCAAGTGGTACATATTCCAGCTAAAACCTTACACCCCAAAACTCTTTAAACACTTTGTTCTAATGAATGGTTGCCTCTTGTGTTGTGATCAGACACGACTTTCCAAAATTCTCATGATCAAAAAAGAGCACATAAAGCACTTAAAGGAAATGAACACGGAGGCAGAGAAAATGGTACAGTCATCGTCTTTTAATCATCATTGAACgttttgtatgttttaaacTAAAGCTCTGatcgtgtttgtgtgtttagaaGTCGTACTCGATGTCTATTGACTTAGATTTCCAGAGGCGATATGCAACCACAGTGTTGGAGCTTGAACAGCTGAATAAAGACCTGAACAAAGTGCTTCATGAAGTCCAGCAGTACTGCTGCGAGGTGAGCGACAACACGCCCCGTTCTGGTGTGACCGAAAGGCCAACTCCCAGTTGTGGAATTGCGGGGAGGGAGTGGCTAAGAGCCTGGTGTAATATGTAACTCTGCTGTGTTGAGCCAGCTTGCCCCAGATCAGGGAATGGTTCCAGTGGATCACCCTACAGAGCTGCGCAGGCGCTGTGAGGAAGAGGCTCAGCAGATGGTGCAGATGAGCAGTATCTCAAAAGATGGACAGCAGGGCGCGACAAATCCCAGCCTCACACATCTCATCTCCCGGCTCACAGCTGTACTGCTGCAGATCAAGGTACAGACATACAGAGGCTCGCCTGCCATCTGGTTTTGTTCCTGGTAGAAAGATCACTCTGGGAAATGGTTGACTAAcactttttccttctcttttccaGTGTCTGGCAGATGGGGGAGACCTAAATTCATTTGAGTTTAAATCTTTGACAGACTCCTTAAATGACATTAAGGCATCTATTGATCCCTCCAACCTCAGGTTGGTACAGTCCATCTAAAGAATGCGGGTATTGGATTAAATGTTCTGATGGTTCTTCTATTCCCTCTATCAACAGTTGCTTCCAGAATAATGTTGAGATCCATGTGGCACACATTCAGAGTGGGCTGAGTCAACTTGGCAACCTGCATGCATTCACTGCCAACAACACCAACGCAGTCTGAGCACGTGCAGCAGCACTCGCGCTCACACGTCTGGGCCATTTTACTTCAGAGGTGGTGCTTTCACCTAAACTGTTGCAAGCACGCCTCCAAGGATGTTGTGGTCTACAGCATTATGGTCTCCCACCgacacgagggaggacttttACCTGCTCTTTTATTGGATGGAGATGTCGGTGCATTCGGCTGTACACAGCCTGAAAGAGTCTTAAAGGATTGTCACAAACCCACAACTCCACAGCCCCTGGTTATTTATTGGTTTCACGTGCCAAAACATTGATTCATACAGGTTTTatattacatatttatttattttgattagCAGTTCATGGTTTCATGATGTTATTTTGCTGTCCGCAGTTTCCCCACTGTAAgtgttgtgttctgttgtgtcACTGATAGCAAACACAGGGGGGCTAAAGAATGTTTTCTAGGTTTATTGTAGATAATTGTACAATATCTATAATTGTTAGGAATAtggtcaacatttctgtctgagCAGAAGTGGCTTTTATAAGTTTGTGTGCACTGAACAgagattttcttatttttataaAGGCGAATTCTGCAGTTCTCAAAGCGTTTTGTGTATCTGGCATGACTGTCATCACAACCCCACAACAtgatataaaacacaaatgGCTTTTTCCAAGAGGATCTCCTTTTTCAGTTTTGTAAAATTGTATATGAGAGTGCGCCTGTGCAGCTGTATATaattttttggtctttttataTTAAACAATCTTGGAAATCAGCTTTTGGTCCGATAGCTTAGTCTTTATTAAAGGTTAATTCAGTCATTGACGTTTTTTAACACTCAAACATTTAATTACtattttacaataaataaaatatcactCAAAGCAGGTGGCTGTATACAGTTTATGTTGGTAAATGGAGCCAGGGTTCAGCTCTTTGTAGTTCATTCTTCACATAAAGCCACCAAAACCAGCCATGGCTTCGCTTTCCCAGTCTGAGTCCGAGTCACTTAAGTCCTGCACCTCTGTGGTGTGGATCGGTGAGAAGGTGCTGAAGCCGTCCCCCACGGCCCTCACGTGCGGGTATTGGATCTGACACCCGTTTTCCTTTGGCGACGACCTGCTGAGTTTGCTGTGGACGGGGATGGGAGGAATCACCACTTTCATCTCCGGTCCGATGGTTTTGTTCGGAGGGAAGTTATCATAATCCACCAGGAGCTTCGGGCCCTGGCTGCTAGTCACGGCGGCCTCGAACTTGGGGTTCTGCTCATTCTCCTTGGGGTATAGATGCACGTTGCAGCAGGGGACGTTGACGCTCAGCTCCAGCCTCTGCATCTGCTCAGGCTTTGCTCTGGCTACGTCCTCGTAGATGCAGGAGCCAGAGGACTGGTCGTAGCTGGGCTTGTTTGGATTGCTGCTCCTGTGATTGTCTTCTGTGTTCTGATGCACTGTTGGTCTGAAACTGTCCTCAAGGCCAAAGCTCCCAGTCCTGTGAGCCTCAGCTCCATGGTTGGTATCATACACTGCAAGGAAACATGAGCTTGGTTAAAATTGGCATATTCAATAACATTAATTCTTATTTTTAAGTTATATGTCTTTAGTCTGAATGATTACCTTTTTCCTGGCCCATTATGTTCAGTATTTGGGTGAAAGGGCCTGAGGCTGGAGGATTGGAGACTTTAACTGGCACTGAAGAGCTGACCTGACGACGAGATTTGGCCCTTCTATTCTGAAACCACACCTAGAAAATCACGTAAAGGAGGCGTGAGAACTCTTAACATTTTTGAAGGTTATTTCAGAATCCTAAACTATTATTGGTCCATTACCTGAATCCTGGACTCAGGCAGACCAGTCAGGGCCTCCAGTCTCTCTCGCAGGTAAATGTCAGGATATTTCGTTTCAGAGTAAACTTTTTCTAGTACTTCGATCTGCTGCTGGGTGAAGTTGGTCCTCTTTCTTCTGTGCGTCAGTATCGCCACGCATTTATCCGGCCTCGGCGCCGAATTTGCAGTGCTGAAGTAACCAGTAACGTCAGAGGCTCCATAGTCTGAAACAATACAAGAAAATGCACAGTTGGAAATCGATACAGTAGAGAGTATACCCTGGAAAGTTTACGTCGGATCCGTGCGTAAATTACGCACAGCGCATCGGCTACCAACCTGAGTTCACTGCGCTGTTCACCTGCAGAGCTTCGTGGTACATGTGGAAATGGTTTACATCTCCGATGCGCATATTCCCATGAACTGAAGACATGATCCTCGACGTCCTACTTCCAGCAGCTGACTGAATTGGAGATCCGTGCGCCGGCCGGGGTTAAATCCCCCAGCGATCAAAGGTGGCGCTTCCTTTAAGTGTGAATGGGGCAACCATCACGGCCGGCTGGCACTGCAGCGGCGGCGCAGCAGCTTCAGACGTCTGCGGGCCGCAAAAGGTGTGAAAGGATCACACCTGGAACGGTGCAGCGGCCGCAGGTCTCTTTAAAGGGTTTATAATGGTATATGCAATGTCAATACACATCGACAGTGAAAACATTTATCCGCTTTGGAATGGATGTGGCCATAATGGACCCGTCGTCTTCAAAGAGAGACAGTCGGAAACTGCCATTTCCTCAGTAATAAGCCCGGAGGATTTAAATCTATAGCTTTATGATCGAAATAATGACTGGCCTTTACCTTGCATCTAAGGTGGTGCATCCAGTCATATTTGCATTATATTGACATATTTTTACAGCTCGTGCAACTACCAATGAGGTCATGCACTttttaaatatagattttaaacattaaatgaacACATGTTATAGATGTAATTGAAGCTGTATAGTTCCTGCTTTTAGAGCAGGTTTTATTCATTCAGTTGTATGCTATATACTGTAGTGGATTCAATGTTACATGAGAGCTGAACTCTATCTGATGAAGATTAGTACCATTAGATGTCTGCTCTTCAGTAGTTCCTGTTCAACTCAATACACAAACCTTGGCTGAACTCTCAAGTGCTCACTGTTGagtcttttgtcttttctgatTTAAAGGAGGATCAAATCAGGAGGTCAGCACAGAATGGCAGACAGACTAATTTGTTCACCTTAATTGGACTTCATGAATTTTTGGTTCTGCACTGTTTTGGTGCCACAAATCACAACTTTATTAACTTTAAACGATTATTTGGCTGTAGGTGGACTCTAAGGAATAATTAGATGGTTCATGGAAAACGATGACAATATTGTTATTGTGGGAAAAGAAGATGGTGCACATTTTGAagcacaaattaaaataaaaatggggACATAATACAAAAGCAAACGTCAGGCCAATTGGTGATCCATGCTTTGATGCACAATTCGGACAGGATGTGCTGCTGGAAAAGACGTTTGCAGTTCAGAGGATGCTTTGTCTGAAGAGCCTCTTTAAGGTATCCTGCTTGCGTGCACAGACCAGACTGCTATGCTAAACGGAGACTGTGGAAGTTCCTGATCTTTGGAAaggttttattctcttttacCTGAATTTAACATGCTTAAATTTCATCCCTATAAATATGGCTTTAGCATAATTGATTGGGTACCTGAAGATATTGCGttctttaacacacacaaacattttagAAGACTTTATTTTTAGAGATCTTGCATCATTTTTTGAACAATATTTTTCATCAAATCCTATTCATTATTCTTTCACATTGTTACGCACTACTGTGAAAAGACACATTGTTAGTTAAGAGTATGTTAAAAGGACTGATAtacttttaaattaaattctggATGTAACAAAGTGTACGATTAATTTCACACTAGGACTAGCCCTTTCTTTACCCATGCTATCATATCATAATTAAGTTGTTATTTGGTCTATTACTAATGTGAATCTGAACTCTGAGTTCAGCCTAATCCTGAagtgctgcagctgacagacTAAAGTTTAAGACATCAAACACCTTTGGGATTTCTACTGGCGATTTCCAGTTGGCAGCTGACACTAGACAGAAACAAAAGCATTCACACCTCAAAAGGTTGACCACTACTTAACCTGTCGTTTAACCCAACCGCTATACATCTACCACGCAGACAGACAGTTAAATTATCCTCACAAGTTTGCGGATAtatgttgatgtttttttttaattggcccTTGGCAGGAGTCCAGTCTTTGTGTATTTGAGGGGCATTTAAAGGACTACAATGCATTTATAGTTGAAGCATGGACATCTGTATTTACTAGGTGAATACTTGAGATAACATGCAGCACAGTTTATAGGAACACATCCTGTAAGAACACTCTAAAAATGGCTGCAATAAGGAAACAAACTATAAACTCGCCAAGACGAGCAGGCCATGAGGAATAATTTATTCCAGTAAGATGCACAAGTAATGTCAAATCTGCAAAATATGCATGAACAcaatttttccccccaaaattaTTGCAAGAAACAGTGTGTCAAAATCACTCAACCCAGTATAATCTTACTCTAATAATTAgatataataattattattatattgtgTCAGCCATACAATATTATATATgctattattgctgttgtttaAAAAGTTGTCTTCCAGTTAGACTTAGCTATATACTACAGATATATTCCAAATGAAGATGTTTAGTACAGACTacaattatttatttgtgtaaTGTAAAAGTTCCATTGTATTACcaatataaataaaaaggtttaattGTGGAATTGCATATATTACAATTTAATTTCAATCCTTGCGAGCAATTATTTCATTGTGTTAAGTTAATTCTTTATGTCTTCTTTAAATTGCAGGACAAGTGATTCTGATGAACAATAACCTAGGAGCTGGTTCAAAAACAGCTTATTTTATGATGTGCACAATTTTAGCCACCATTTATAAATGTTAACCATACCAAATAGTTAAACGACAAATAAAGATTCGTTTTTGTTcacttttgatgtttttttgacGGTTTAAACTTTGATGGAATTAAAAGGTCatcttaaatgtttaaaaaaaccaaatattAATCCCTTGAAAAAATTAGTTTTTAATATAAATGGgtattttcttctgttttataACAACCCAATTGTTAAAAAGAATCATTTGAAAAACGATTATCATATATCGCTGTTAAGGACTCGTCATTATTTACAtcgaggggggggaaaaaacacccgGAACTTCCGGTTGGTCTAAACGGAAGTAGGTACGTGGCTGCTCCAGCTGACAGTCTACATCATGGCGACAGAGGTTCAGAGCGGCGACCTCGAAAGTGCGACTTCCAGCCGGCTCGAAGTTTCTATCGATGGCCTCACACTCAGTCCCGACCCGGAGGGTGAGCACAGCCAGGCTGAGGAGCCGAACCCCAGCAACGCGAAAGCCGAGGAAGACACGCCGGTTTCGAGTGGAGACGAAGATGGAGAGACTGGCAAAGCGGCGATAGAGAGGAAATGGGGCTTTCCTCTGCTGGAGCTGTATGGACTGGGCCTGAAATTCTTCAAAGGTATTTTAAATTAGATACTTTATAGTTTTAATCGCGACAGATGCGGCTAACACACGAACCGACTTTCAAATTTAGAGACAAACTGGAAGTTAGCATTTTGCTAATATTAGCTGTCACCGCCATGGCTGCTGTCAACCGCAACGCTAGCTGTAATGCTAGCGAGTAGCTGCAAATGCTAACAAGCCTTTAGTTGGTTGAAAATGTTGATGTAGTGCCATTGTAGGCCTGACATCACTGCCTGGCGGTCTGCCTCGGGctgtcttctcttctctctggcCGTGTAAAAACAAATAACCCAGCCTGAATGTAAGCAAGTCACGGGGCTGCTCCGTCAACCCATGGCTGAATCAGAAGCGACGTTAATTACTCACAAATCCCAATTGAAAGTGGCTTGCTTCGATTGGAAAGCTTTAACAAAGTGGACTATATGAACTGCAGATGTGAGACGCAAACCTAGACCTCAGACATTGCCAACATCCAGCTGTCCAATCGGAGGGATCGATGGTCTGCTGCCTTGATTACTTCCACGTACTTCCGAACAGCTCATAATCAAGAAAATTAATGCACTAATTATTTCTATTAACAATTTCCATCCGGTCATTTATGGAAGTGTGcacacatttgtatttctgGGTGGTGGGCTGGGCCCCTGATCAAGGCGCCCAATCCTAATTTCGGCGTCACACTGGCCCTGTGCCTTAATGGTGCGTTCACTGCCGGTGTGTAAAGAAAATGCCCAGGTCCGTTTCACTATCACTaattggtgcgtgtgtgtgcgcaaatATTTGGTTTCTTCTTAACAGTTGAGCACTAACATTTGCTGATGATGACAGATATGAAGAAAGTTGAGCAAATGAGGGCATTTAAACTGAATGATTTTGGAATCTTGTGATAAAAGGCATCTTCGCAGACAGCGGGTCTGTTTTCTGAATTACAAGAAATAAATGCAGTCAGTAATTAGGAGCAGTTAGAAAACAAGATGGATAGATCTTTGGTACAAGGCACTGACCTTAAACATAAGTCAAAAATGTGAATGAGCAATCCAATCTGATTCCGTTAACATGGATTAGAGATATTTTATCAGGTAGGTTAAGCACAGAACTGAACAGAATATTCTTGACCCATTAGATTTGGTCATATTTTTGTGGGAAAAGGTTTGGAAATGTATTCCAAGTCACTATTTAATCCAGATAACTGGCCTTTTTGTCACAAATGTGACTTGTGTATACCAGTTTTAGGAGAGGGCCTCGGACATATTTAATACTGGCAACATCCTGCTTTATTAATAGAGTTTATGGGCATATTTCCACATATCCTTAATGGTATGTGTTGATGAAACAAATGTAGAGATGATTTTAGGAATCTAGTCTGGAGAGGCATTTTCAGCTTGATGAGCCACCTAAAGATGATGTCCAAAATTGAAAAGTAaccttttattgttttcttttttacagagAGATATTACTTTATTATATTAATCTGCACCGTCCAATACTTGGGATTTCTCTCTCAGAAATAAATCTGTCACTCAATCGTTTTAATGTCTGGGTATTTTTATGTCATTGTCAGAGAACAGGCTGTCCAAATAGGTTTGGCCCAGGTTGTCAATGCCATAGCAATCTGAGCTTTATTAGCATTACCAGTCAGGTATTTCCAGTTACCGGTAGTTGTGGGTTAGGTCTGATTACACAATAGATATAAATGTTTCTTCCTGTAACTTGGTTAAATTAATATCAGTGGGATAATTGTCTGTACCATCATCTGTACATTTTatacaaaaacagaaataattaaaaacagattATAAGCACACATTATAAGCACACAACAGCCAGAGAAAAGCTAATCTGGTTCTTTCTATTCCTGCTCTCAGATAAGGATGGGAAGGCCTTCCACCCGACCTATGAGGAGAAGCTTCGACTGGTGGCTCTGCATAAACTGGTGTTACTGGGTCCTTATAATCCTGACGCTTCACCGGATGTAGGATTCTTTGATGTCTTGGGCAATGACCGCAGGTGAATCCTCCAGACAAGCCTTTCAAGCTCTAACTTATTTTAGCATTTGTAGTCACTGTAGTGTTTAGATAGGATGTGTTGTAGGAACACAGCTCGTTTTCAGAACTTGTATTTTCATGGTTGCCATTGTTACTGAACTGTAGTTTGTACTGTGCACAGAAAAGAATGGGCATCCTTGGGAAACATGGAAAAAGAGGAGGCCATGGTGGAGTTTATCAAGCTGCTCAACAAATGCTGCAGCCTCTTTGCTCCTTTTGTCACCTCACATAAAATAGAGCGAGAGgagcaagaaagaaaaaggtaGAATGCGTCCTCTACCTTGTattaacacaaacaaacaggacaTTATCCACCAGACACACTTCATTATTTGTACATGACCCttagaaaagaagaagaggagcgtcaacggcaggaggaggaggagagggagcgacagagacaagaggaagagaggcgAAGGCTTGAAGAGGAAGAACGgctgagaagagaggaagaagaaaggagacaggcagaggaggagagactaCGTATCGAGCAGCAGAAGTATGTCACTGTACTGTATAATGTTGGACAATTGCACCTCTCGGTGAGACTTGTATCTGGAAGAATAACCACATGCATTTACTCTTCTCTGGTGATTCGTCCCAGACAACAGATAATGGCGGCGCTCAATGCGCAGACAGCTGTGCAGTTCCAGCAGTATGCCGCTCAGCAATACCCCAACAACCCAGAGCAACAGCTGGGCCTCATCCGgcagctccaggagcagcaCTACCAGCAGTACATGCAGCAGCTCTACCAGGTCCAGCTGGCCCAACAACAGGTACGGGAGAACGAGCCATTACAGGTGGAGGTATTTGCCATCATCATTGCAGAATATTATTTAACAATGTCTTTCTCCAGGCAGCactacagaagcagcagcaggccgaTTTGGGCGCTTTGGACTCGAGCAGCTTTAACAATGGTGAACAAGTCGCCGCCTCCGCTGTGGGTCGTCTGTGTGCGGGTTCAACACCTGTGGGTGAAGAAGCCCCCACAGTTAACGGAGGACAGTCAGACTCGTACTCGGAGAGCATGGAGAGGGAACAAGAACCTGAGCTGGCGGAGGAGGTGTCAGAGAACGGGCCTTTATTAGGTTAGTGCCCTGATATGTGGAGATGCTTTATAAGCATGCAGAAACTGCTGATGCGGACATAATTTCTTCTGTTTGTTGATTTGACCTGAAGGACAGGAAGGAAACTTGCTGAAACTAGAGATAATAATTTACAGAATATGTTGCGTACGTACAAGGTCATGCTCCCTTATTAAAGTTATACAA
Protein-coding sequences here:
- the lin9 gene encoding protein lin-9 homolog isoform X2, translating into MFLGGGSSAEALVSLKEGSLSNTLNEKNSFPRAHNTRGRQSSLTMDTSTRSSKRSRLFRDEDEQPQLGVPSRSPRRSQRVTTPPQKFSNVVTPDKKASQKIGLRLRNLLKLPKAHKWCIYEWFYSNIDRPLFEGDNEFCLCLKESFPNLKTRKLTRVEWGTIRRLMGKPRRCSSAFFVEERTALRQKRQKMRLLQQGKISDVSNCKDLPDEIPLRLNIGTKVTARLRGAHDGLFTGQIDAVDTTAATYRVTFDRNGLGTHTVPDYEVLSNEPNETMPISAFAQKHRTTRYMQNLMTPPRGPYPPATPPVLMDNDPLINQSPWRNKLPGAEGETLGGFPVKFLVQVTRLSKILMIKKEHIKHLKEMNTEAEKMKSYSMSIDLDFQRRYATTVLELEQLNKDLNKVLHEVQQYCCELAPDQGMVPVDHPTELRRRCEEEAQQMVQMSSISKDGQQGATNPSLTHLISRLTAVLLQIKCLADGGDLNSFEFKSLTDSLNDIKASIDPSNLSCFQNNVEIHVAHIQSGLSQLGNLHAFTANNTNAV
- the lin9 gene encoding protein lin-9 homolog isoform X1 — encoded protein: MAEMDQLLDESSSAEALVSLKEGSLSNTLNEKNSFPRAHNTRGRQSSLTMDTSTRSSKRSRLFRDEDEQPQLGVPSRSPRRSQRVTTPPQKFSNVVTPDKKASQKIGLRLRNLLKLPKAHKWCIYEWFYSNIDRPLFEGDNEFCLCLKESFPNLKTRKLTRVEWGTIRRLMGKPRRCSSAFFVEERTALRQKRQKMRLLQQGKISDVSNCKDLPDEIPLRLNIGTKVTARLRGAHDGLFTGQIDAVDTTAATYRVTFDRNGLGTHTVPDYEVLSNEPNETMPISAFAQKHRTTRYMQNLMTPPRGPYPPATPPVLMDNDPLINQSPWRNKLPGAEGETLGGFPVKFLVQVTRLSKILMIKKEHIKHLKEMNTEAEKMKSYSMSIDLDFQRRYATTVLELEQLNKDLNKVLHEVQQYCCELAPDQGMVPVDHPTELRRRCEEEAQQMVQMSSISKDGQQGATNPSLTHLISRLTAVLLQIKCLADGGDLNSFEFKSLTDSLNDIKASIDPSNLSCFQNNVEIHVAHIQSGLSQLGNLHAFTANNTNAV
- the lin9 gene encoding protein lin-9 homolog isoform X3 — protein: MDTSTRSSKRSRLFRDEDEQPQLGVPSRSPRRSQRVTTPPQKFSNVVTPDKKASQKIGLRLRNLLKLPKAHKWCIYEWFYSNIDRPLFEGDNEFCLCLKESFPNLKTRKLTRVEWGTIRRLMGKPRRCSSAFFVEERTALRQKRQKMRLLQQGKISDVSNCKDLPDEIPLRLNIGTKVTARLRGAHDGLFTGQIDAVDTTAATYRVTFDRNGLGTHTVPDYEVLSNEPNETMPISAFAQKHRTTRYMQNLMTPPRGPYPPATPPVLMDNDPLINQSPWRNKLPGAEGETLGGFPVKFLVQVTRLSKILMIKKEHIKHLKEMNTEAEKMKSYSMSIDLDFQRRYATTVLELEQLNKDLNKVLHEVQQYCCELAPDQGMVPVDHPTELRRRCEEEAQQMVQMSSISKDGQQGATNPSLTHLISRLTAVLLQIKCLADGGDLNSFEFKSLTDSLNDIKASIDPSNLSCFQNNVEIHVAHIQSGLSQLGNLHAFTANNTNAV
- the mixl1 gene encoding homeobox protein MIXL1 encodes the protein MRIGDVNHFHMYHEALQVNSAVNSDYGASDVTGYFSTANSAPRPDKCVAILTHRRKRTNFTQQQIEVLEKVYSETKYPDIYLRERLEALTGLPESRIQVWFQNRRAKSRRQVSSSVPVKVSNPPASGPFTQILNIMGQEKVYDTNHGAEAHRTGSFGLEDSFRPTVHQNTEDNHRSSNPNKPSYDQSSGSCIYEDVARAKPEQMQRLELSVNVPCCNVHLYPKENEQNPKFEAAVTSSQGPKLLVDYDNFPPNKTIGPEMKVVIPPIPVHSKLSRSSPKENGCQIQYPHVRAVGDGFSTFSPIHTTEVQDLSDSDSDWESEAMAGFGGFM
- the acbd3 gene encoding Golgi resident protein GCP60 isoform X1, giving the protein MATEVQSGDLESATSSRLEVSIDGLTLSPDPEGEHSQAEEPNPSNAKAEEDTPVSSGDEDGETGKAAIERKWGFPLLELYGLGLKFFKDKDGKAFHPTYEEKLRLVALHKLVLLGPYNPDASPDVGFFDVLGNDRRKEWASLGNMEKEEAMVEFIKLLNKCCSLFAPFVTSHKIEREEQERKRKEEEERQRQEEEERERQRQEEERRRLEEEERLRREEEERRQAEEERLRIEQQKQQIMAALNAQTAVQFQQYAAQQYPNNPEQQLGLIRQLQEQHYQQYMQQLYQVQLAQQQAALQKQQQADLGALDSSSFNNGEQVAASAVGRLCAGSTPVGEEAPTVNGGQSDSYSESMEREQEPELAEEVSENGPLLAADSPPIIAAPSMWTRPQIKDFKEKIRQDADSVITVGRGEVVTVRVPTHEEGSYLFWEFATDYYDIGFGVFFEWTDAASASVSVHVSESSDEDEEDEGDPPTEEEKAKKDTGKPQVDEIVPVYRRDCHEEVYAGSHQYPGRGVYLLKFDNSYSLWRSKSVYYRVYYTR
- the acbd3 gene encoding Golgi resident protein GCP60 isoform X2, with amino-acid sequence MATEVQSGDLESATSSRLEVSIDGLTLSPDPEGEHSQAEEPNPSNAKAEEDTPVSSGDEDGETGKAAIERKWGFPLLELYGLGLKFFKDKDGKAFHPTYEEKLRLVALHKLVLLGPYNPDASPDVGFFDVLGNDRRKEWASLGNMEKEEAMVEFIKLLNKCCSLFAPFVTSHKIEREEQERKRKEEEERQRQEEEERERQRQEEERRRLEEEERLRREEEERRQAEEERLRIEQQKQQIMAALNAQTAVQFQQYAAQQYPNNPEQQLGLIRQLQEQHYQQYMQQLYQVQLAQQQAALQKQQQADLGALDSSSFNNGEQVAASAVGRLCAGSTPVGEEAPTVNGGQSDSYSESMEREQEPELAEEVSENGPLLADSPPIIAAPSMWTRPQIKDFKEKIRQDADSVITVGRGEVVTVRVPTHEEGSYLFWEFATDYYDIGFGVFFEWTDAASASVSVHVSESSDEDEEDEGDPPTEEEKAKKDTGKPQVDEIVPVYRRDCHEEVYAGSHQYPGRGVYLLKFDNSYSLWRSKSVYYRVYYTR